The following are encoded together in the Vespa velutina chromosome 3, iVesVel2.1, whole genome shotgun sequence genome:
- the LOC124947473 gene encoding uncharacterized protein LOC124947473: MNFLQWKSHDSDKQDLSLSYAYPVINNDQKINSVIVKNNKSPRQKVDKTSLIEDGLYTSDSPFTRNVIKPYSLNNTSMLDHEIVPKLSGKLVEIAIRCVNIYSKNNQNDSNVEITSVSLLFKKKVICKTNKPFNRKLHKLLLRNSECNNLSIQVYLKDGQSTILPLPLPKHSVKNNNIEIEFAIADSTGKIHSGTVTCTISMILHGQNQEETSTTYLHRLSNDPNDPQNGLSLHRPNKKKICNREVKYFLLEDPGLRFENIEENLLVKKKERQLPKPPDITVTEQSVLSLLDISFRNLLQARRPLRPSSSTHRHHTIGKALLSVTILRGVEIPIREESALVQPLLEVEWGNIIHITPIADGPAPIWHQTMHFELPRKSGEHDVKLRLYDQHPVWGQQWLGEARIPLEHHRNYQELERWVALSPLYSPTMLFGYVQASPGHPRTRIYILMKLELPGNAKLEEDSTINRLLKNIQRCLLSPYKITNIQSPEEAARLTMLIPEVPNHYGPLTPRQTLNANKVDHYGRAILLASLLESFGSQTYVLLGSSQTSKWAAFVLSIEENTDIIIWDPETSDHYNSSDSHCPLMKASYLVNYSGIWENLQKSILPHNLKYDVKTSKDWRPIGVIVSTTTERIVQVIELNVSQEEEETLRESAMQTEQHLRDKFSYWRSTAELTTIYNRHAIAVLRNYISKIEDNNSSKQPDKKDLKQLYRAYYMHGFILNLRQSTLEDLTERLASTKAQNVTGPVEFAIAYHIKHYVGKTNSIYLAVAVLRSRD, from the exons atgaattttttgcAATGGAAATCGCATGATAGCGATAAGCAAGATCTTAGTCTTAGTTATGCTTATcctgtaataaataatgatcaaaaGATAAACAGCGTTatagtaaaaaataacaaaagtccCCGACAGAAAGTTGATAAAACTTCATTGATAGAGGATGGATTATATACTTCTGATAGTCCATTTACACGAAATGTCATTAAACCTTATTCACTTAATAATACAAGTATGTTAGATCATGAAATAGTACCAAAGTTATCAGGAAAACTTGTAGAAATTGCAATACGTtgcgttaatatttattctaaaaataatcaaaatgattCAAATGTTGAGATTACTTCtgtttcacttttatttaagaaaaaagttatatgCAAAACTAATAAAccatttaatagaaaattacataaattattacttaGAAATTCAGAATGTAACAATCTTTCAATACAAGTTTATTTGAAAGATGGTCAATCTACTATTTTACCTTTACCATTGCCAAAACAttctgttaaaaataataatattgaaatagaaTTTGCTATAGCTGATAGCACAGGAAAAATTCATTCGGGTACTGTAACGTGTACAATTTCCATGATCTTACATGGACAAAATCAAGAAGAAACAAGTACCACGTATTTGCATAGATTAAGCAATGATCCAAATGATCCACAAAATGGTCTTTCTTTGCACAGacctaataaaaaaaagatatgtaacagagaagtaaaatattttctattggaAGATCCTGGATTACgttttgaaaatatagaagaaaatcttttagttaaaaaaaaagagagacagctACCAAAACCTCCAGATATAACTGTGACAGAACAAtctgttctttctttgttggacatatcttttagaaatttattacaagCTAGACGTCCATTACGACCATCCTCTAGTACACATCGACATCATACAATTGGAAAGGCTTTACTTTCTGTTACTATTTTACGTGGTGTTGAAATACCAATTAGAGAAGAATCTGCATTGGTTCAACCACTTTTAGAAGTAGAGTGGggtaatattatacatattactcCTATTGCAGATGGTCCAGCACCTATATGGCATCAAACAATGCATTTTGAATTACCAAGAAAGAGTGGGGAACATGATGTAAAGTTACGTTTATATGATCAGCATCCTGTATGGGGTCAACAGTGGTTAGGTGAAGCAAGAATACCTCTTGAACATCATAGAAATTATCAAGAATTAGAACGTTGGGTAGCTTTATCACCTTTATATAGTCCCACAATGTTATTTGGTTATGTACAAGCTAGTCCTGGTCATCCTCGTACAAGAATTTATATACTGATGAAATTAGAGCTACCTGGTAATGCTAAATTGGAAGAGGATAGTACGATTAATAGGCtactaaaaaatattcaacgttGTCTTTTATCtccatataaaataacaaatatacaaaGTCCAGAAGAAGCAGCCAGACTAACAATGCTAATACCAGAAGTACCTAATCATTATGGACCTTTAACACCTCGTCAGACTTTAAATGCAAATAAGGTCGATCATTATGGTCGTGCTATTTTACTTGCATCTTTATTAGAAAGTTTTGGCTCGCAAACATACGTACTATtag GTTCTTCTCAGACAAGTAAATGGGCAGCATTTGTTTTAAGCATAGAAGAAAACacagatattataatttgggATCCTGAGACTAGCGATCATTATAATTCAAGTGATAGTCATTGTCCTTTAATGAAAGCTTCGTATTTGGTTAATTATTCTGGT ATATGGGAGAATTTACAAAAATCTATTTTACCgcataatttgaaatatgatGTGAAAACGAGCAAGGATTGGCGTCCGATTGGTGTTATCGTTTCCACTACCACCGAACGTATTGTTCAAGTTATTGAATTGAATGTTTCccaggaagaggaagaaacacTTCGTGAATCGGCTATGCAAACTGAACAACATCTAcgagataaattttcatattggCGTAGTACCGCTGAATTAACAACGATTTACAATCGTCACGCTATCGCCGTCCTACGAAATTACATTTCGAAGATCGAAGACAATAATTCGTCGAAGCAACCCGATAAGAAAGATTTGAAACAATTGTACAGAGCATATTATATGCATGGTTTCATATTGAATTTAAGGCAATCTACTTTGGAGGATTTAACGGAACGCTTAGCTTCTACGAAAGCACAGAATGTAACCGGTCCAGTAGAATTTGCCATAGCTTATCATATAAAACATTACGTTGGAAAaacaaattcgatttatttagcTGTCGCAGTTCTTAGAAGTCGTGATTAA